From a single Calothrix sp. NIES-2098 genomic region:
- a CDS encoding amine oxidase: MLNTDVVVIGSGVGGLSCAALLARYGFDVIVCESHSLAGGAAHAFERHGFKFDSGPSLYSGLSYSPSPNPLRQVLDAIESELPCVTYDTWGCCLPEGDFDTTVGAEQFCEVLMQLRGEGAVREWRQLQRVMEPLAIAATAIPPAALRFDWGAVKTVSRFAPSLARHSANVRKLTGPFSKIMDGVVKDPFIQNWLNLLCFLLSGLPADGTSAAEVAFMFADWYRPGVQLDYPIGGSGALVDALVKGLERYGGKLMLGAHVDQVLVEGGRAIGVRLRDRQEIRAQKAVISGTSVWDTLKLLPETAVPQKYRHQRQVTPECDSFMHLHLGIDAQGLPSNLACHYIVVNNWELGVTAPQNVVLISIPSILDPSLAPPGKHVIHVYTPGNEPYALWQGMDRKSPEYVQQKHLRAEVMWQALERIIPDIRSRCEVTLVGTPLTHERFLRRDRGSYGPAIKAGVGMFPGPRTPLPGFMCCGDSTFPGIGLPAVAASGMIAANTLAPVQQHLAMLQDIGCL; encoded by the coding sequence TTGTTAAACACAGATGTCGTCGTCATTGGTAGCGGTGTTGGCGGTTTAAGTTGTGCGGCACTATTAGCGCGCTATGGTTTTGATGTCATAGTTTGCGAAAGCCATTCCCTTGCAGGTGGTGCAGCGCACGCTTTTGAACGTCATGGATTCAAATTTGATTCGGGCCCGTCTCTGTACTCTGGGTTATCTTACAGTCCCTCTCCGAACCCACTGCGACAAGTACTAGATGCAATTGAATCTGAGCTACCCTGTGTCACCTACGATACTTGGGGATGCTGCCTTCCAGAAGGTGATTTTGATACCACAGTCGGTGCGGAACAATTTTGTGAAGTGCTGATGCAGCTGCGGGGTGAAGGTGCTGTGAGAGAATGGCGACAACTCCAGCGCGTGATGGAACCTCTAGCTATTGCCGCAACTGCCATACCGCCAGCAGCATTACGCTTTGATTGGGGTGCAGTAAAAACTGTCAGCCGATTTGCGCCATCCTTGGCAAGGCATAGTGCAAATGTGCGGAAGCTGACAGGCCCCTTCAGCAAAATTATGGATGGTGTTGTCAAAGATCCCTTTATTCAAAATTGGCTGAATTTGCTGTGTTTTCTGCTTTCCGGCCTGCCCGCAGATGGTACGAGTGCGGCAGAGGTAGCGTTTATGTTTGCTGACTGGTATCGCCCAGGAGTGCAACTTGACTACCCCATCGGTGGGAGTGGTGCTTTAGTTGACGCGTTAGTAAAGGGGTTGGAAAGATACGGTGGTAAATTGATGCTTGGCGCTCATGTAGACCAAGTTCTGGTAGAAGGAGGTAGGGCGATAGGCGTGCGTCTGCGCGATCGCCAAGAAATCCGGGCACAAAAAGCGGTAATTTCTGGCACATCTGTTTGGGATACGCTGAAATTACTACCAGAAACGGCAGTGCCCCAAAAGTACCGTCATCAAAGGCAAGTTACACCTGAGTGTGATAGCTTTATGCATCTGCATTTAGGTATTGATGCTCAAGGCTTACCGTCAAATCTGGCTTGTCACTACATAGTCGTCAACAACTGGGAACTGGGCGTCACTGCACCTCAGAATGTTGTACTGATATCAATTCCTTCAATTCTCGATCCATCACTAGCACCACCAGGTAAACACGTCATTCATGTCTACACTCCTGGTAATGAGCCGTATGCTCTTTGGCAGGGGATGGACAGGAAAAGCCCAGAGTACGTGCAACAAAAGCACTTACGTGCAGAGGTGATGTGGCAAGCTTTAGAGCGCATTATTCCCGATATTCGCTCTCGTTGCGAAGTTACCCTGGTGGGTACACCTCTTACCCATGAGCGTTTTCTGCGTCGCGATCGCGGTTCCTATGGCCCGGCGATTAAAGCAGGTGTGGGAATGTTTCCCGGCCCTAGAACACCTTTACCAGGGTTTATGTGTTGTGGCGATTCCACATTTCCAGGTATCGGTTTACCAGCCGTCGCCGCCAGTGGGATGATAGCCGCAAATACCCTAGCACCAGTGCAGCAGCATTTAGCCATGCTTCAAGATATTGGTTGTCTTTAA
- a CDS encoding serine/threonine protein kinase, protein MKLCPNVGCLYQHNSDTAKFCTRCGKPLLLKNRYHLLHQIGRGGFGITFLALDEHLPSQPKCVIKQFCCPETSGESFEKAVELFRQEAVRLSELQHPQIPQLLDYFEQENQLCLVEEWIAGRTLEQELQQGVLNAEQIGELLKELLPVLQFIHVRNVIHRDIKPANIMRRSSGKQLVLIDFGVAKQITATALLRTGTTVGSPGYMAPEQMRGKALPASDLYSLGVTCIYLLTGISPFDLFDVTSDRWVWRDYILGKDAVNPQLAGILDKLLQDALSQRYKSAAEVLQALNCALKLDYSQPVKKQPVHTLKSAAGVDYYHLRDLLALRQWQSADRETWTLMCQAIRKPIGSFFFSSDIENLPCEDLQIIDELWSKHSKGRFGFSVQKQIYESVDGDYGKFCAAIGWNLPQSTSPVQKLCFQLSAPLGHLPSHNWAGGTQLWRHVSALNAKLANCNINLGF, encoded by the coding sequence ATGAAACTCTGTCCTAACGTTGGCTGTCTGTATCAGCACAATTCTGACACGGCAAAATTTTGTACCAGATGTGGTAAGCCACTATTGCTTAAAAACCGCTATCATTTGCTGCATCAGATTGGACGTGGTGGCTTTGGTATCACTTTTTTGGCTTTGGACGAGCACCTTCCCTCTCAACCCAAGTGTGTTATTAAACAATTCTGTTGTCCAGAAACCAGTGGGGAAAGCTTTGAGAAGGCTGTGGAATTGTTTCGTCAAGAAGCAGTTCGCCTGAGTGAGTTGCAGCATCCCCAAATACCCCAACTGCTGGATTACTTTGAACAAGAAAATCAGCTGTGTTTGGTGGAAGAATGGATTGCGGGACGGACGCTAGAACAGGAGTTGCAGCAAGGAGTTTTAAACGCAGAGCAAATTGGGGAACTTTTAAAAGAGTTGTTACCAGTACTGCAATTTATTCATGTCCGAAACGTCATTCATCGGGACATTAAGCCAGCAAATATCATGCGGAGATCGTCAGGAAAGCAACTCGTTTTGATTGACTTTGGAGTTGCTAAACAGATTACCGCTACAGCTTTGCTACGCACAGGTACAACAGTAGGAAGCCCAGGATATATGGCTCCCGAACAAATGCGGGGAAAAGCGCTACCAGCTAGCGACCTTTACAGTTTAGGGGTGACTTGTATTTACTTATTAACGGGGATTTCTCCGTTTGATTTGTTTGATGTGACTAGCGATCGCTGGGTGTGGCGCGATTATATTTTAGGTAAAGATGCAGTAAACCCTCAGCTTGCTGGCATTCTTGATAAACTACTACAAGATGCCCTCTCTCAGCGTTATAAATCTGCTGCTGAAGTTCTGCAAGCATTGAACTGTGCGCTAAAGCTTGATTATTCCCAACCTGTAAAGAAACAGCCAGTTCATACATTAAAATCAGCCGCCGGAGTTGATTACTATCACTTGCGCGATTTACTGGCTTTAAGACAATGGCAATCAGCCGATCGCGAAACTTGGACGCTGATGTGTCAAGCAATTAGGAAACCTATAGGCAGCTTTTTTTTTAGTAGCGATATCGAAAACTTGCCTTGTGAAGATTTACAAATCATTGACGAACTGTGGAGCAAACATAGCAAGGGGCGTTTCGGTTTTAGCGTACAGAAGCAAATATATGAAAGCGTTGACGGTGACTATGGTAAGTTTTGCGCTGCTATCGGCTGGAATCTACCTCAGTCTACTTCTCCTGTTCAGAAATTATGTTTTCAGTTGTCAGCACCTCTAGGACACCTACCCTCTCACAATTGGGCTGGCGGTACTCAATTGTGGCGACACGTCAGTGCTTTAAACGCAAAACTGGCAAACTGTAATATCAATTTGGGATTTTAG
- a CDS encoding sucrose synthase — protein MSELIQTVLDSEEKADLRSFISELRHQEKKYFLRNDIINVYSEYCAKYQKPEKFCSSSHLSKLIYYTQEIIQEDSNLCFIIRPKIASQEVYLVTEDLKVEQMTVQELLDMRDRIVNRFHPNEGDLLELDFGPFYDYSPVIRDPKNIGKGVNFLNRYLSSKLLQDAKQWLESLFNFLRLHQYNGVQLLINDRIKSQQQLSEQVKKALAFVSDRPSDQPYEEFRFNLQTMGFEPGWGNTAQRTQETLSILDELIDSPDPQALEAFISRIPMIFKIVLVSPHGWFGQEGVLGRPDTGGQVVYVLDQAKSLEKQLQEDAILAGLEGLNVQPKVIILSRLIPNNDGTLCNQRLEKVHGTENAWILRVPLREFNPNMTQNWISRFEFWPYLETYAIDAEKELRAEFHGRPDLIVGNYSDGNLVAFLLARRMKVTQCNIAHALEKSKYLFSNLYWNDLEDKYHFSLQFTADLIAMNAANFVISSTYQEIVGTPDSVGQYESYKCFTMPDLYHVVNGIELFSPKFNVVPPGVNENYYFPYTQNQERVESDRQRINEMLFTLDDPSQIFGKLDDPDKRPLFSMARLDRIKNLTGLAECFGQSQELQEHCNLILVAGKLRVEESGDNEERDEIVKLYQIIDQYNLHGKIRWLGVRLSKTDSGEIYRVIADHQGIFVQPALFEAFGLTILEAMISGIPTFATQFGGPLEIIQDKVNGFYINPTNLEETAAKILDFVTKCEHNPDYWQKISRQSIERVYSTYTWRIHTTKLLSLARIYGFWNFSSQENREDLLRYIEALFYLIYKPRAQQLLEQHKYR, from the coding sequence ATGTCTGAATTGATCCAAACAGTTTTAGATAGTGAAGAAAAGGCTGATTTGCGTTCCTTTATTAGTGAGTTACGCCATCAAGAAAAGAAATATTTTTTACGTAACGACATTATTAATGTATATAGCGAATATTGTGCCAAGTACCAAAAACCTGAGAAATTTTGCAGTTCTTCTCATTTAAGCAAATTAATTTACTATACTCAAGAAATTATTCAAGAAGACTCGAACCTCTGTTTTATTATTCGTCCGAAGATAGCCAGCCAAGAAGTTTATCTGGTGACAGAAGACTTAAAAGTAGAACAAATGACGGTTCAGGAATTGTTGGATATGCGCGATCGCATAGTCAACAGATTTCATCCCAATGAAGGCGATTTGCTAGAACTGGACTTTGGGCCATTTTATGACTACTCGCCAGTCATTCGCGATCCGAAAAACATCGGTAAGGGCGTCAACTTCCTCAACCGCTATCTATCCAGCAAATTATTACAAGACGCTAAACAGTGGCTAGAGAGTCTATTCAACTTCTTGCGGTTACATCAATATAATGGCGTACAACTGCTAATCAACGATCGCATCAAATCACAGCAACAACTTTCTGAGCAAGTCAAGAAAGCTTTGGCCTTTGTGAGCGATCGCCCTAGCGATCAACCTTATGAAGAATTCCGCTTTAACCTACAAACAATGGGTTTTGAGCCAGGTTGGGGAAACACAGCCCAGCGTACTCAAGAAACTTTGAGCATTCTGGACGAATTAATAGATTCTCCCGATCCCCAGGCTCTAGAAGCGTTTATATCTCGCATTCCAATGATTTTTAAAATCGTCCTGGTGTCTCCCCACGGATGGTTTGGTCAAGAAGGAGTATTAGGACGACCCGATACAGGCGGTCAGGTGGTTTACGTTCTCGATCAGGCTAAGTCTCTAGAAAAACAGCTGCAAGAAGATGCAATACTAGCTGGCTTAGAAGGGCTAAATGTTCAGCCCAAGGTAATTATTCTCTCGCGCTTAATTCCTAATAATGATGGAACTCTTTGTAACCAACGTTTAGAAAAAGTTCACGGGACAGAAAACGCTTGGATTTTGCGAGTACCTTTGCGGGAATTCAATCCCAACATGACGCAAAACTGGATTTCTCGGTTTGAGTTTTGGCCTTATTTAGAAACCTACGCTATCGATGCAGAAAAAGAACTGCGTGCAGAATTCCACGGAAGACCTGACTTAATTGTTGGTAACTATTCTGATGGGAATTTGGTAGCATTTCTGCTAGCACGCAGAATGAAAGTTACCCAGTGTAACATTGCTCATGCTTTAGAAAAATCTAAATACTTGTTCAGTAACTTGTACTGGAACGACTTAGAAGATAAATATCATTTTTCCTTACAGTTTACTGCTGATTTAATTGCCATGAATGCTGCCAATTTTGTAATTAGCAGCACCTACCAAGAAATTGTGGGAACTCCGGATAGTGTAGGACAGTATGAATCTTATAAATGCTTCACTATGCCGGATTTATATCATGTAGTGAATGGGATTGAATTATTTAGTCCTAAATTTAATGTAGTTCCACCAGGGGTAAATGAAAATTACTATTTCCCCTATACCCAGAATCAAGAGCGAGTGGAGAGCGATCGCCAACGGATTAACGAAATGCTTTTCACTTTAGACGATCCCAGTCAAATATTTGGTAAACTTGACGATCCTGACAAACGCCCTCTTTTCTCAATGGCACGTCTTGACCGAATTAAAAACCTCACTGGTCTAGCAGAATGCTTTGGTCAAAGTCAAGAATTACAAGAGCATTGTAATTTAATTTTAGTCGCCGGGAAGTTGCGTGTAGAAGAATCAGGCGACAACGAAGAACGGGACGAAATTGTCAAACTTTATCAAATTATTGACCAGTACAATCTCCACGGTAAGATTCGCTGGCTGGGTGTACGCCTATCTAAAACTGATTCCGGTGAAATTTACCGAGTAATTGCTGACCATCAGGGAATTTTTGTCCAACCTGCCTTATTTGAAGCATTTGGTTTGACAATTTTGGAAGCTATGATTTCCGGGATACCAACTTTTGCAACACAATTTGGTGGCCCTTTAGAAATTATTCAAGACAAGGTTAATGGATTTTACATTAATCCTACCAATTTAGAAGAAACAGCCGCTAAAATTTTAGATTTCGTCACTAAATGCGAACACAATCCCGATTATTGGCAGAAAATTTCTCGCCAAAGTATTGAGCGCGTTTATAGCACATATACTTGGAGAATTCACACAACAAAGCTGCTATCTCTAGCGCGAATTTATGGTTTTTGGAACTTTAGTTCCCAAGAAAATCGAGAGGATTTGCTGCGCTATATAGAGGCTTTATTCTATTTAATTTACAAGCCAAGAGCACAACAACTATTGGAGCAGCATAAGTATCGTTAG